In Dehalogenimonas etheniformans, one genomic interval encodes:
- a CDS encoding MaoC/PaaZ C-terminal domain-containing protein — translation MINTPFFEYVPIGAEIPTLEKLPTPRQLVMYAGASGDYNPIHYDRAAAAAKGLPGIVVHGQLVSACLMQMLTDWLGSAGVLRKYSVSYKAMTFPGEKLLLKGTISKKSETGDGLVTLSIWAENPRGEKTVTGTATVQLPRIA, via the coding sequence ATGATCAATACCCCATTTTTTGAATATGTCCCGATAGGAGCGGAAATCCCGACTCTGGAGAAATTACCCACTCCGAGGCAACTGGTGATGTATGCCGGGGCTTCAGGAGATTATAACCCCATCCACTATGATCGCGCCGCCGCCGCTGCCAAGGGGTTACCGGGCATAGTTGTCCACGGTCAACTGGTATCGGCCTGCCTGATGCAGATGCTGACGGACTGGCTGGGTTCGGCGGGTGTGCTTAGAAAATATTCCGTGAGCTACAAAGCGATGACTTTCCCCGGCGAAAAGCTGTTACTCAAAGGAACAATCTCGAAGAAATCGGAAACCGGCGATGGGCTGGTCACTCTCTCGATCTGGGCTGAGAACCCGAGGGGGGAAAAGACAGTCACGGGAACAGCCACGGTGCAACTGCCCCGGATAGCCTAG
- a CDS encoding GNAT family N-acetyltransferase: MPAELPRVNLRPKRLDDARQDYEWQTDPEFARLHAKEPLDVTFIEFKEEYAHVLKNVWPGRLHFAIETEEGVSIGDCACHNINHGGAAAEVGINIARKDYWGKGYGTAAMKHFVEYVFSCTGLKKLTLRTLEDNVRAQKSFFRAGFQPIETFEEDGHRFLRMEINREDWLKGQKA, from the coding sequence ATGCCGGCTGAGCTGCCGCGGGTCAACCTCCGGCCTAAACGGCTCGATGATGCCAGGCAAGACTACGAATGGCAAACTGACCCCGAATTCGCCCGGCTCCACGCCAAGGAACCTTTGGACGTCACTTTCATCGAATTCAAGGAGGAATACGCCCACGTCCTCAAGAATGTCTGGCCGGGACGGCTTCATTTCGCCATTGAGACGGAGGAAGGTGTTTCCATTGGTGATTGCGCCTGCCATAACATCAATCACGGCGGCGCCGCGGCTGAAGTCGGCATCAATATCGCCCGCAAGGACTATTGGGGCAAAGGTTACGGCACCGCGGCGATGAAACACTTTGTGGAATATGTTTTCAGCTGCACTGGACTTAAGAAGCTAACCTTGCGGACGCTCGAAGATAACGTTCGGGCACAAAAATCCTTTTTCAGAGCAGGTTTTCAGCCAATCGAGACCTTTGAAGAGGACGGACATCGTTTCCTACGTATGGAAATCAACCGCGAAGATTGGTTGAAGGGGCAAAAAGCCTAG
- a CDS encoding HEAT repeat domain-containing protein, whose translation MTTPTRRTSPEEPSFESVIKKLVEKDEKLTSSDIAALSLAEPEERVTFRRYWPEVPAERKAHLLGRMVELAEDDANLDFSSLYRMMLDDDTPVVRTAAIQGLWENEDPSLIRKLMPMMQSDPDAGVRAAAAEALGRFSMLAEYGKLSPEAAETLSKSLLSVFEDSGEDIDVRRRALEAASYLSRPEVREAITDAYDSDDPGLRASALFAASRNLAPSWLETLLDETVSELPELRYEAAVALGEYEDERGVPQLIRLTEDDDAEVRMAAITALGKVGGRDAKRQLEELTHSENEAVREMATESLEDISNTSRLLSGEIEAPLIQPESEEPEEGAEWDEETYAG comes from the coding sequence ATGACAACCCCAACTCGCCGAACTAGCCCCGAAGAACCCTCTTTCGAGAGCGTGATCAAAAAGCTCGTCGAGAAAGATGAAAAATTAACCAGTTCGGATATCGCCGCGCTCTCATTGGCCGAACCTGAGGAAAGGGTGACGTTCAGGCGTTATTGGCCTGAGGTTCCGGCCGAACGCAAGGCGCACCTGTTGGGGCGAATGGTCGAGTTGGCGGAAGATGATGCCAATCTGGATTTTTCCTCACTGTATCGAATGATGCTCGACGACGATACTCCCGTCGTAAGGACTGCCGCGATCCAGGGACTCTGGGAAAACGAGGATCCGTCTCTTATCCGCAAGCTGATGCCCATGATGCAGTCCGACCCTGATGCCGGTGTTCGCGCTGCCGCCGCTGAAGCACTCGGACGGTTCTCCATGCTTGCGGAGTACGGTAAACTCAGCCCCGAGGCCGCCGAGACTCTATCTAAATCTCTGCTCTCGGTTTTTGAAGATTCCGGCGAAGATATCGACGTGCGCCGCCGGGCGTTGGAGGCTGCGTCATACCTTTCTCGTCCTGAGGTCCGTGAAGCCATCACCGATGCCTATGATTCCGACGACCCTGGATTGCGGGCATCAGCTCTCTTTGCCGCCAGTCGCAACCTTGCCCCATCCTGGTTGGAGACCCTGCTTGATGAAACGGTCAGTGAACTCCCTGAACTCCGTTATGAAGCTGCAGTAGCCCTCGGGGAATATGAGGACGAGCGGGGAGTGCCTCAGCTTATCCGCCTCACCGAAGATGATGACGCTGAAGTCAGGATGGCCGCCATCACCGCCCTCGGCAAGGTTGGCGGTCGTGACGCTAAGAGACAACTCGAAGAACTCACCCACAGCGAAAACGAGGCTGTCCGCGAAATGGCCACCGAGTCGCTGGAAGACATTTCCAATACTTCACGCCTGCTGTCCGGCGAGATCGAAGCTCCTCTTATCCAGCCTGAGTCTGAAGAACCCGAGGAAGGCGCCGAGTGGGACGAAGAGACCTATGCCGGCTGA
- a CDS encoding PAC2 family protein has product MRSLVKIHARPKLHEPNMIAAWPGIANVAMIAGSYLAHKLNPKPLAEVVAPYFFDPIGVLVRDNVVESPQFPESRFFYWKNSPGKKDLIIFIGDDQPASKTYEMAHTVIDVAERFGVKRLYTCAAALTRIHHSEQPKVWGAATREPLLTDLKARGLVMGGDLQISGLNGLLLGVAKERQIDAICLLGEVPQYASRFPNPIAALSIAETMLKILDVDVDLAELREQATEAAGRLKEMAAEAMGDYIDYFTEPIWERGGPEEEEDEEDDNPNSPN; this is encoded by the coding sequence TTGAGAAGCCTGGTAAAAATCCACGCTCGACCCAAGCTCCACGAGCCCAACATGATCGCCGCCTGGCCGGGCATCGCCAACGTCGCCATGATTGCGGGGAGCTACCTCGCCCACAAGCTCAATCCCAAGCCCCTGGCCGAGGTCGTTGCCCCCTACTTCTTCGATCCCATCGGCGTCCTGGTGCGGGACAACGTCGTCGAGTCGCCACAGTTTCCGGAGAGCCGCTTCTTCTACTGGAAGAACAGCCCCGGCAAGAAAGATTTGATAATCTTCATCGGCGACGACCAGCCCGCCTCCAAGACCTATGAGATGGCTCACACCGTCATCGACGTGGCCGAACGGTTCGGCGTTAAACGGCTCTATACCTGCGCCGCTGCCCTCACCCGCATCCACCACTCTGAGCAGCCCAAAGTCTGGGGCGCCGCCACCCGCGAACCACTCCTGACGGATCTCAAAGCCCGCGGCCTGGTTATGGGCGGCGATCTCCAGATTTCAGGCCTGAACGGTTTGCTCCTGGGCGTCGCTAAGGAGCGGCAGATCGACGCTATTTGCCTCCTCGGTGAAGTCCCGCAGTATGCCTCGCGCTTTCCCAACCCCATCGCCGCGCTTTCGATCGCCGAAACAATGCTCAAGATCCTGGATGTCGATGTCGACCTCGCCGAACTCCGGGAACAGGCTACCGAAGCCGCCGGCCGTCTCAAGGAAATGGCCGCCGAGGCTATGGGCGACTACATCGATTATTTTACCGAACCCATTTGGGAGCGCGGCGGACCTGAGGAAGAGGAGGACGAAGAAGATGACAACCCCAACTCGCCGAACTAG
- a CDS encoding TldD/PmbA family protein, with amino-acid sequence MNYTFEQLLDKAARVAQQADLFIVDSEETPVHFEANRLKSLQTRQSSSVALRIIKDGRLGFAVSTRPDDNEKLLEMAVETAKFGQVVDFELPSSTAYTEVNTFDEAVLKVPTSKMVELGEKMIAAVTSRYPDVLCDGGVETAQVSARVMNSRGVDTRYRKTVMGFGVQGTWVRGTDMLFVGDDLDDCHVIDNPDEVIQNTLTQLERANKNVTVRSGDLPVIFTPSGVASAFIPALASAFNGKLVLEGASPLAKRLGEVAFDKKLSIYDDATIPMRPTSHPCDDEGVPSRRTPLIEDGRVANFYYDLKTAAKAGKQSTGNGSRGRGGAPSPSINALVVNPGTVSFDSLLADIKEGLVVEYLMGAEQGNVLGGDFSGNVLLGYKVENGKIVGRIKDTVVAGNVYKLLSNITLASDARWQGGVFTPSIFCPAVPVAAK; translated from the coding sequence ATGAACTACACCTTCGAACAACTTCTCGATAAAGCGGCCAGGGTCGCCCAGCAGGCCGACCTGTTCATCGTCGACAGTGAAGAAACGCCGGTCCACTTCGAGGCCAACCGCCTCAAGTCTTTGCAGACCCGCCAGAGTTCCAGCGTCGCCCTCCGCATCATCAAGGACGGCAGGCTGGGCTTTGCCGTTTCGACCCGACCCGACGACAACGAAAAACTCCTTGAAATGGCTGTCGAGACAGCGAAATTCGGCCAGGTCGTGGATTTCGAACTCCCTTCGTCTACCGCCTATACCGAGGTCAACACCTTCGACGAAGCCGTCCTCAAGGTACCGACCTCCAAAATGGTGGAACTCGGCGAGAAGATGATCGCTGCCGTCACCTCCCGGTACCCCGATGTGCTGTGCGACGGCGGCGTGGAAACGGCTCAGGTGTCCGCCAGGGTGATGAACTCGCGAGGTGTAGATACCCGCTACCGCAAGACGGTCATGGGTTTCGGCGTCCAGGGCACGTGGGTCCGCGGCACCGACATGCTCTTCGTGGGCGATGATCTCGACGATTGCCACGTCATCGACAATCCGGACGAAGTGATTCAAAACACCCTCACCCAACTCGAGCGGGCGAACAAGAACGTGACAGTCCGATCCGGCGATCTGCCGGTTATCTTCACACCATCCGGCGTCGCCAGCGCTTTCATCCCGGCCCTGGCTTCAGCTTTCAACGGCAAACTGGTGCTCGAAGGGGCATCGCCGCTGGCCAAGCGGCTCGGTGAGGTCGCCTTCGACAAGAAGTTATCGATCTACGACGACGCCACCATCCCCATGCGCCCCACATCTCACCCCTGCGACGATGAGGGGGTGCCGAGCCGTCGCACGCCTCTTATCGAGGACGGCCGGGTTGCCAATTTCTACTACGACCTGAAGACCGCCGCCAAAGCCGGCAAGCAAAGCACCGGCAACGGCAGCCGTGGCCGCGGCGGGGCGCCATCGCCATCCATTAACGCACTGGTGGTAAACCCGGGCACGGTTTCTTTCGATTCACTGCTAGCCGATATTAAAGAAGGCCTTGTCGTGGAATACCTGATGGGCGCCGAGCAAGGCAACGTCCTCGGCGGCGATTTCTCAGGTAACGTTCTTTTGGGTTATAAAGTTGAAAACGGCAAAATCGTCGGCCGGATAAAGGACACTGTGGTGGCGGGCAACGTTTACAAGCTATTATCGAATATCACCCTCGCCTCCGATGCCCGCTGGCAGGGCGGCGTCTTCACCCCGTCGATCTTCTGCCCCGCTGTCCCGGTTGCGGCAAAATGA